One stretch of Mycobacteriales bacterium DNA includes these proteins:
- a CDS encoding YdeI/OmpD-associated family protein has protein sequence MEFEAVIEPARPGGTGGGAVVRLPDEVAAAFGTRRQVRVRGTVDGVAYRGNLMPTGGGAFCLGVHKATREAARRTFGDTVRVTVERDDEPREVDVPPDLQAALDADPAARAAFDRLAPSHRREHADAVAGAKRPETRARRVEKTLEMLRAKGQ, from the coding sequence GTGGAGTTCGAGGCGGTGATCGAGCCGGCGCGGCCGGGCGGCACCGGCGGCGGCGCGGTCGTGCGGCTGCCGGACGAGGTGGCGGCGGCGTTCGGGACGCGGCGGCAGGTCCGGGTCAGGGGCACCGTCGACGGTGTCGCGTACCGCGGCAACCTGATGCCCACCGGCGGCGGCGCGTTCTGCCTCGGCGTGCACAAGGCGACGCGCGAGGCGGCAAGACGGACCTTCGGCGACACCGTGCGCGTCACCGTCGAACGTGACGACGAGCCGCGCGAGGTCGACGTGCCGCCGGATCTCCAGGCGGCGCTCGACGCGGACCCGGCGGCGCGGGCGGCGTTCGACCGGCTCGCGCCCAGCCACCGCCGCGAGCACGCCGACGCCGTCGCCGGGGCGAAGCGCCCGGAGACCCGCGCCCGCCGCGTCGAGAAGACGCTGGAGATGCTCCGCGCGAAGGGTCAGTAG